One Sporosarcina sp. FSL W8-0480 genomic window, TGGCAAGCGTTGTCCGGAATTATTGGGCGTAAAGCGCGCGCAGACGGTCCTTTAAGTCTGATGTGAAAGCCCACGGCTCAACCGTGGAGGGTCATTGGAAACTGGAGGACTTGAGTACAGAAGAGGAAAGTGGAATTCCACGTGTAGCGGTGAAATGCGTAGAGATGTGGAGGAACACCAGTGGCGAAGGCGACTTTCTGGTCTGTAACTGACGTTGAGGCGCGAAAGCGTGGGGAGCAAACAGGATTAGATACCCTGGTAGTCCACGCCGTAAACGATGAGTGCTAAGTGTTAGGGGGTTTCCGCCCCTTAGTGCTGCAGCTAACGCATTAAGCACTCCGCCTGGGGAGTACGGCCGCAAGGCTGAAACTCAAAGGAATTGACGGGGACCCGCACAAGCGGTGGAGCATGTGGTTTAATTCGAAGCAACGCGAAGAACCTTACCAGGTCTTGACATCCCGCTGACCGGCATGGAGACATGTCTTTCCCTTCGGGGACAGCGGTGACAGGTGGTGCATGGTTGTCGTCAGCTCGTGTCGTGAGATGTTGGGTTAAGTCCCGCAACGAGCGCAACCCTTGATCTTAGTTGCCAGCATTCAGTTGGGCACTCTAAGGTGACTGCCGGTGACAAACCGGAGGAAGGTGGGGATGACGTCAAATCATCATGCCCCTTATGACCTGGGCTACACACGTGCTACAATGGACGATACAAAGGGCTGCGAACCCGCGAGGGGGAGCCAATCCCATAAAATCGTTCCCAGTTCGGATTGCAGGCTGCAACTCGCCTGCATGAAGCCGGAATCGCTAGTAATCGTGGATCAGCATGCCACGGTGAATACGTTCCCGGGTCTTGTACACACCGCCCGTCACACCACGAGAGTTTGTAACACCCGAAGTCGGTGGGGTAACCCTTACGGGAGCCAGCCGCCGAAGGTGGGACAGATGATTGGGGTGAAGTCGTAACAAGGTAGCCGTATCGGAAGGTGCGGCTGGATCACCTCCTTTCTAAGGATAATTACGGAATATGAACCTCCGGTTCATACGTTGACGTTTTGCGTTCAGTTTTGAAGGCTCATTTTAATTAATGTAACTTCATATAACCCGGAAGGGGCCTATAGCTCAGCTGGTTAGAGCGCACGCCTGATAAGCGTGAGGTCGGTGGTTCGAGTCCACTTAGGCCCACCATTAATACTCCGGGGCCTTAGCTCAGCTGGGAGAGCGCCTGCCTTGCACGCAGGAGGTCAGCGGTTCGATCCCGCTAGGCTCCACCATATACTCTAAAGAGAGTATTTTGTTCATTGAAAACTGGATAAAACGACATTGAAGCAACAAAACATCAAGTAATCAACCGAGTCGATCACTTTGTGATTGAACGATACTTTTTTAACGAGTTTGTATGTATATATCGCTATATACTACTACTCACCCGAGGGTTTCGAGAAGCAAGCAGGACGAGGAAGCGACCGAACGAGGACCGGAACGTGCTTAGGCACATGAGGACCGGAGTGAAGGAGCTGACGAAGTAATGCGCCGCTTATCGAAAGCCGTATGAAGGTTAAGTTAGAAAGGGCGCACGGCGGATGCCTTGGCACTAGGAGCCTATGAAGGACGGCACTAACACCGATATGCTTCGGGGAGCTGTAAGTAAGCATTGATCCGAAGATTTCCGAATGGGGAAACCCACTGCCCGTAATGGGGCAGTACGTTCACGTGAATACATAGCGTGAACGAGGCACACCCGGAGAACTGAAACATCTAAGTATCCGGAGGAAGAGAAAGAAAAATCGATTCCCTAAGTAGCGGCGAGCGAAACGGGAAGAGCCCAAACCAGGAAGCTTGCTTCCTGGGGTTGTAGGACACTCTATACGGAGTTACAAAGGGATGGATTAGACGAAGCGACCTGGAAAGGTCCGCCATAGCGGGTAAAAGCCCCGTAGTCGAAAGTCCATCCCCTCCAGAGTGGATCCTGAGTACGGCGGAACACGTGAAATTCCGTCGGAATCCGGGAGGACCATCTCCCAAGGCTAAATACTCCCTAGTGACCGATAGTGAACCAGTACCGTGAGGGAAAGGTGAAAAGCACCCCGGAAGGGGAGTGAAAGAGAACCTGAAACCGTGTGCCTACAAGTTGTCAGAGCCCGTTAATGGGTGATGGCGTGCCTTTTGTAGAATGAACCGGCGAGTTACGATTCCATGCAAGGTTAAGCAGAGAATGCGGAGCCGCAGCGAAAGCGAGTCTGAATAGGGCGAATGAGTATGGGGTCGTAGACCCGAAACCAGGTGATCTACCCATGTCCAGGGTGAAGGTAAGGTAACACTTACTGGAGGCCCGAACCCACGTACGTTGAAAAGTGCGGGGATGAGGTGTGGGTAGCGGTGAAATTCCAATCGAACCTGGAGATAGCTGGTTCTCTCCGAAATAGCTTTAGGGCTAGCCTCAAACGAAAGAATCTCGGAGGTAGAGCACTGTTTGGACTAGGGGCCCATCCCGGGTTACCGAATTCAGACAAACTCCGAATGCCGATGATTTATGTTTGGGAGTCAGACTGCGGGTGATAAGATCCGTAGTCGAGAGGGAAACAGCCCAGACCGCCAGTTAAGGTCCCCAAGTATCCGTTAAGTGGAAAAGGATGTGGCGCTGCCCAGACAACCAGGATGTTGGCTTAGAAGCAGCCACCATTTAAAGAGTGCGTAATAGCTCACTGGTCGAGTGGCGCTGCGCCGAAAATGTACCGGGGCTAAACGGATCACCGAAACTGCGGATTGACACCTTTGGTGTCAGTGGTAGGAGAGCGTTCCAAGGGCGTCGAAGCCAGATCGTAAGGACTGGTGGAGCGCTTGGAAGTGAGAATGCCGGTATGAGTAGCGAAAGAAGGGTGAGAATCCCTTCCACCGAATGCCTAAGGTTTCCTGAGGAAGGCTCGTCCGCTCAGGGTTAGTCGGGACCTAAGTCGAGGCCGAAAGGCGTAGACGATGGAGAACAGGTTGATATTCCTGTACCACCTCCCCGCCGTTATCAGCAATGGGGGGACGCAGAAGGATAGGGTGAGCGCGCTGTTGGTCATGCGCGTCTAAGCAGTGAGGTGTGGAACGAGGCAAATCCCGTTCCTATAACATTGAGCTGTGACAGCAAGGGGAATTTTCCCCGGAGTCCCTGATTTCACACTGCCAAGAAAAGCCTCTAGCGAGGCGGGAGGTGCCCGTACCGCAAACCGACACAGGTAGGCGAGGAGAGAATCCTAAGGTGATCGAGAGAACTCTCGTTAAGGAACTCGGCAAAATGACCCCGTAACTTCGGGAGAAGGGGTGCTCTGGTAGGGTGTTAAAGCCCGAGAGAGCCGCAGTGAATAGGCCCAGGCGACTGTTTAGCAAAAACACAGGTCTCTGCAAAACCGTAAGGTGACGTATAGGGGCTGACGCCTGCCCGGTGCTGGAAGGTTAAGAGGAGAGGTCAGCGCAAGCGAAGCTTTGAATTGAAGCCCCAGTAAACGGCGGCCGTAACTATAACGGTCCTAAGGTAGCGAAATTCCTTGTCGGGTAAGTTCCGACCCGCACGAAAGGCGTAACGATCTGGGCACTGTCTCAACGAGAGACTCGGTGAAATTATAATATGCGTGAAGATGCGCATTACCCGCGACAGGACGGAAAGACCCCGTGGAGCTTTACTGTAGCCTGATATTGAATTCCGGTGCAGCCTGTACAGGATAGGTAGGAGCCTTGGAATCCGGAGCGCCAGCTTCGGAGGAGGCAATGGTGGGATACTACCCTGGCTGTATTGGACTTCTAACCCTTGCCCGTGATCCGGGCAGGAGACAGTGTCAGGTGGGCAGTTTGACTGGGGCGGTCGCCTCCTAAAGTGTAACGGAGGCGCCCAAAGGTTCCCTCAGAATGGTTGGACATCATTCGTAGAGTGCAAAGGCATAAGGGAGCTTGACTGCGAGACCTACAAGTCGAGCAGGGTCGAAAGACGGGCTTAGTGATCCGGTGGTTCCGCATGGAAGGGCCATCGCTCAACGGATAAAAGCTACCCCGGGGATAACAGGCTTATCTCCCCCAAGAGTCCACATCGACGGGGAGGTTTGGCACCTCGATGTCGGCTCATCGCATCCTGGGGCTGTAGTCGGTCCCAAGGGTTGGGCTGTTCGCCCATTAAAGCGGTACGCGAGCTGGGTTCAGAACGTCGTGAGACAGTTCGGTCCCTATCCGTCGCGGGCGCAGGAAATTTGAGAGGAGCTGTCCTTAGTACGAGAGGACCGGGATGGACACACCGCTGGTGTACCAGTTGTCTTGCCAAAGGCATCGCTGGGTAGCTATGTGTGGACGGGATAAATGCTGAAAGCATCTAAGCATGAAGCCCCCCTCAAGATGAGATTTCCCATTACATTTGTAAGTAAGATCCCTCAAAGATGATGAGGTGGATAGGTCCGGGGTGGAAGCGTGGCGACACGTGCAGCTGACGGATACTAATCGATCGAGGACTTAACCTATATGAAATGCCGAAGCGGTCGTTTAGACACGACAGGCATAAGATGGTTCGGCGAAGTGGCGCTTTTTGCCACACAGCCGGAACGGCTTATGACCCGAGTGTCTGACCGCTGAGGCTGGACAGTTTTAAAGTATGGTTGAACTTGAAGTCGCAACAATGTCTCTTTTATCCGGTTTTGAGCGAACAAAATTATTTATTTTTGAAAAAACGCTTGAAGTATTCACCAGATATGGTATAATAAATCTTGTCCTGTGAAAATAGTCCAGTGATGATGGCGAAGAGGTCACACCCGTTCCCATACCGAACACGGAAGTTAAGCTCTTCAGCGCTGATGGTAGTAGGGGGCTTCCCCCTGTGAGAGTAAGACGTCGCTGGGCGGTCATTCACAAAGCAATTATCGTATTATTCCGCAGTAGCTCAGTGGTAGAGCAATCGGCTGTTAACCGATCGGTCGTAGGTTCGAGTCCTACCTGCGGAGCCAATTGGAGAGCTGTCCGAGTGGCCGAAGGAGCACGATTGGAAATCGTGTATACGCTAACCGCGTATCAAGGGTTCAAATCCCTTGCTCTCCGCCAGTTTTAAATTCTACATATGGCCCCTTGGTCAAGCGGTTAAGACACCGCCCTTTCACGGCGGTAACACGGGTTCGAATCCCGTAGGGGTCACCATTCTAACCAACAGACTTTCCACTTATATTGTGATTTCTGTTTAAAGTGGGAGAAGCAAGCAGGTCGCGGAAGCGATTGAAAGAAAGAGGGAGCGTACTTTAGTACGTGACCGAGTGAGTGAAAGAAGCTGACAAAGAGATGCGCAGCTTATCACACTTTAAACCTGGAGGATTAGCTCAGCTGGGAGAGCACCTGCCTTACAAGCAGGGGGTCGGCGGTTCGAACCCGTCATCCTCCACCATATAATTATCACATAAATAGTATTATCGCGGGGTGGAGCAAATCTCATCACGCAGAATGAGATTTGTGTAATTTCCTAAAAGGAAATTACAACTAAGTCCCAAAACAAAGTAATATGCGTAGGATTTAAAGTTCCTACAACTAACATTATCGCGGGGTGGAGCAGTGGTAGCTCGTCGGGCTCATAACCCGAAGGTCGCAGGTTCAAATCCTGTCCCCGCAACCAAATGGTCCCGTGGTGTAGCGGTTAACATGCCTGCCTGTCACGCAGGAGATCGCCGGTTCGATCCCGGTCGGGACCGCCATATGTGGCTCAGTAGCTCAGTCGGTAGAGCAAAGGACTGAAAATCCTTGTGTCGGCGGTTCGATTCCGTCCTGAGCCACCATTTTAATTTAATTATGTTGCCGGTGTAGCTCAGTTGGTAGAGCAACTGACTTGTAATCAGTAGGTCGTGGGTTCGACTCCTATCGCCGGCACCATTTTTCCCATGGTGGGGTAGCGAAGTGGCTAAACGCGGCGGACTGTAAATCCGCTCCCTCCGGGTTCGGCGGTTCGAATCCGTCCCCCACCACCATTTTTACAGGGGCATAGTTTAACGGTAGAATAGAGGTCTCCAAAACCTTTGGTGTGGGTTCGATTCCTACTGCCCCTGCCATTACTGTTTAAGTTTAATATTATGGCGGTTGTGGCGAAGTGGTTAACGCATCGGATTGTGGTTCCGACATTCGAGGGTTCGATTCCCTTCAGCCGCCCCATTTACGTTATACTTTTAATATTTTTTACGGCGATTGTGGCGAAGTGGTTAACGCATCGGATTGTGGTTCCGACATTCGAGGGTTCGATTCCCTTCAGTCGCCCCATTTATCTTTGGGGTATAGCCAAGCGGTAAGGCAACGGACTTTGACTCCGTCATTCGTTGGTTCGAATCCAGCTACCCCAGTTTTTGCGGAAGTAGTTCAGTGGTAGAATACGACCTTGCCAAGGTCGGGGTCGCGGGTTCGAATCCCGTCTTCCGCTCCACTTTTCTTACGGCGGCATAGCCAAGCGGTAAGGCACGGGTCTGCAACACCCTTACCACCGGTTCGATTCCGGTTGCCGCCTCCATAATTTTATATGCTGTATGTAAGTTTTTATTATGCCCGAGTGGTGGAATGGCAGACACGTCGCACTCAAAATGCGATGCCGCGAGGCGTGCCGGTTCAAGTCCGGCCTCGGGTATCCACGTCAAAAAGATACAACCTCTGTTGTATCTTTTTGTTTTTCTAATTTGAAAAAGGCTCCTTTCCGCGAAAACGGAAGGAGCCTTTTTATTGGGTAGATCGCTTCCCTTAATCCAATTCGATGGACGGTTGTTCAGCCGATAAAATAAATGAAGTTGAGTCTCCACCACTAATGCTTGTAAACATATTTCCACATGCTGTAACAAGTTTCAAAGCCTCGTCGTCAGGCATGGAAGGATTAAGAAAAAGAACATGCAAGGCTGATGTCGTCTCTTCTGTAACTGCTGTTCGAACAGAGTCTACGAAAGGACTGCCGAAGGGGCTGTAGTCATCTTTAAGCAAGAGAATGTTTGCAAGCGAGTTGAAACGTCCATTTAAGCCGTCATATCCGTCCTCTTCACCACCTCTTAGCAAATGGACATTTCCAGTGATTTTATTTAAATCATAGATGCCAGCCGGAATCTCATATTGCAGAGAAAAGAATGTATTTAAATCTACAGCGCTATGGTATGGATGTAAGTAGTTTTGTTTTTTAATCCTTCTAAATAGAGCCTCTGCTGACGGTCGATAACGATTAGGGTCTGAGCCGAAAGCTTTCCATATTTCCCTCCACGCTTTTATATTAGGGAAATCTATGAGGGGCTTTTTCTCTAATTCAAAGAAAAGCTGTTCTTGAAATAATTGTAATCTCCCTTTTAGCATTTGAGGGGATTCTGACACTGTAATTTTGGTATAATGGTTAATGCCCAATTTCAACCCGGGAACAATTTTTAAAAGTTCATTGTTTAATTCAATCTTCATAGTTATCACCCTCGATTACTTTTCATCAATCTTATCATATAGGAGGCGTAATGTTGTGAATGTCGCCCAATTGCAGAACTCGTTAAAAGAATATGCGGCTTCTATCGGTATCGATAAAATTGGATTTACAACCGCAGCGCCTTTTCTCGAATTGAAAAATCGTTTAAGGCGACAACAAGAATTAGGATATCAGTCCGGTTTTGAAGAAAGTGATATTGAAAAACGTACTGAACCTACACTGTTGCTCGATCGTGCAGAAAGCATTTTGTCGATAGCTATTGCCTACCCCTCAAAAATGCAGAACTCACCTAAAGGCAAAAAGGGGGAACGACGCGGAATCTTTTGCAGGGCCTCTTGGGGAACGGATTACCATCATGTTCTCCGTGAGAAGCTTCAGCTATTGGAACAATTTATAGCTGAACGGGTGCCAGATGCAAAAATGCGATCCATGGTCGATACAGGGGAACTTTCAGATCGTGCTGTTGCACAGCGTGCTGGTATTGGTTGGTCTGCGAAAAACTGTGCGGTCATAACTCCGGAATTTGGATCGTATGTCTACTTAGGTGAAATGATCACGAATATACCGTTTGAACCGGATGTCCCTATGGAAGATCAATGTGGTGATTGTACCCTTTGTTTAGATGCGTGCCCGACAGGCGCTTTGATCCAAGGTGGACAGTTAAATGCTCAACGGTGCATAGCGTTTTTAACACAGACCAAAAAGCCGATACCTGAGGAATTCAGGACTAAAATTGGTAATCGGGTATACGGTTGTGATACGTGTCAGACCATCTGTCCTAAAAATAAAGGAATGTATAATTTACACCAATCCGCGTTTCAACCTGAACCGGAATTGGTGAAGCCTCTATTGGTTCCTATGTTAAGTTTGTCCAACAGGGAATTTAAGGAGACTTACGGGCATATGTCAGGCTCATGGAGGGGGAAGAACCCGATACAGCGTAATGCAATCATTGCACTTGCCCATTTCAAAGATGAGTCAGCCGTACCGACATTGTCCGAACTGATCGTGAAGGATCCGCGGCCGCTAATTCGGGGCACAGCTGCCTGGGCGCTTGGAGAGATTGGTTCAAGCGAAGGGTTGTCTGCCATCGAAAATGCGTTAGTGTCCGAGCAAGATCCGGAAGTCCGAATGGAAATGGAAAAAGTATTGGAAACTATATAAGGGAAGTGCTGAAATGGCGATACATGTCGCGTTATTCGAACCATTAATACCCGCGAATACTGGAAACATTGCACGTACTTGTGCCGGGACAGGAACGAAGCTTCATCTAATAAAGCCGCTTGGATTTTCGACGGATGATAAAATGTTGAAACGTGCAGGATTGGATTATTGGCAATATGTAGACATCACTTATCATGAAGGAATACAGGAGTTCTTTGATGCATTTCCTGATGCGACATTCTATTTCATCACGAAGTTCGGTGAAAAGACGTATTCAAACTTCGATTTTTCGGATCAAACTAAAGATGTATTTTTTGTTTTTGGTAAAGAGACGACTGGCTTGCCGGATGAAGTGATTATGAACAATAAAGAAACTTGCTTACGTATACCGATGAATGGAAATATCCGATCCTTGAATTTATCCAATACGGCTTCCATTCTTATATACGAAGCATTAAGGCAACAATCATTTCTGGATCTAAAATAAAAAAACGGGACAGCCATTTCTGGCATGTCCCGTTTTTAAATTCTTATTTTTTTACTTTACCAGGCTTGTCTTCATAGCCACCTGTAAGGATAGCTGATAGGAATGCAAAGCATACGCCTATGATAAGGATTAGTTTCATCAGATGTACCTCCTGTAAAATCATTAGTCCTTCATATAGTATACCCTAAAACAAACGTGATTGTAATGACTGACTAAAAAATTTGTGTCAGTTTCATTACAAGAAGCATTTGTATTTCGGAAAATGCCCACTTAACGATACAATGGAAGAAACACGGTGAAGGGGGAAGTGCAATGAAAATATTTGATGACAAAATCACACTTGTGAATGGCGTTCAAATGCCACAGCTTGGATTAGGCGTCTACAAGATGACGAATCCTGAGGAAACGTTGGAGGCAATTTCTTATGCATTACAAATCGGCTATAGAGCCGTTGACACAGCTGCGATTTACAACAACGAGAAGGAAACTGGAGAAGCCGTCCGACAATCGGGTATTCCACGTGAGGAATTATTCATCACATCTAAAGTTTGGAATGATGATCAAGGCTATGATGAAACGTTAAGAGCTTTCGAGGCATCCCTTGAGCGACTCGGAATGGATTATTTGGATTTGTATTTAACGCATTGGCCAGTGGCAGGTAAATATGTTGATACATATAGAGCCATCGAGAGGCTTTATGATGAAAAGCTTGTTCGTTCGACAGGTGTTTCCAATCACCATATTCATCATTTGGAGAACATCTTCAATGTAGCAAACGTGAAGCCGATGGTGAATCAAATCGAATTGCATCCGCTACTCACACAAGAGACTTTACGGAATTTCTGTCATGATCATGAAATTGCTGTCACCTCATGGTCGCCATTGGCAAGGGGCGGGCTTATGGACAATCCATTATTGAACGAAATAGGATTAAAATACGGAAAATCCCCGGCACAGGTAATTATAAAATGGCATCTCCAACACGGATTAATTGTCATTCCTAAATCTGTGACACCGGATCGTATAAAATCCAATATCGAAGTTAAAGATTTCGAATTAGCACCGGAAGATATGATGAAGATTGATTCACTAAACAAGGATGAACGAACAGGAACAAACCCAGAAAAATTTGATGAAGCATAATGTAAGAAAAAACCGGAGAGATGGTAATCATCTACTCCGGTTCTTTTAATGGATTTCAATATTAGTTTGTTTTAGTGTAAATGGATGTATGAATTGTACTTTCTTTGCTGTCAAACGATACGTACCGTCCTCAGTTTCACTGCCCCCGTATAATATGTCCCCTTTGACGGGATGTCCAATATGGGAAAAGTGCACGCGGATCTGATGTGTCCTTCCAGTTTCGAGGCTTGCTTCAACAAGTGTTGAGTCATCGAACCGTTCAATAATCTTAAAGCGCGTGACGGCATCTTGTCCACCCGGAGTAACGCGTCGTCTTGTTGGATGGTGACGATCGCGTCCAATAGGATATTGAAGCGTTCCTCTAATCCGTTTCAGCCTGCCATCCACTTCTGCATGGTAGATCCGGGTAATTGAACGTTCCTCGATCATCCGGTCGAAAAGTGCTTTCGCAATCGGGTGTTTCGCAACAAGTATGATCCCTTCCGTGCCTTTATCAAGGCGATGAACATGCTCAGCGTATGCACCACCATTATTAACGACATGGGCCATGACCGCATTTATGAAAGTATGGCCTTTATCGTTCTCATCAGGATGCGTTGCCATTCCTGCCGGCTTTTTGGCGGCGATGAGATGTTCATCCTCGAAAAGTATTGTAACGCTCTTGTTCTCATCAGGTTTGTAGGAAGACTGTGCATCTTTGAAATGAAAGAGCAGCTCCGTCCCTTCTGCGAGGGGGGTCCGCCAGTCCAAAGGAACTCCTGCGCTATCTGTAACTGCCTTGTCCATTCTCATTTGATGGACGGTTTTTTTACCAGCTTGCCAATCATTACGTAGAAGTCCTTCAATTGTTACTCCGTATTTTGTCGTCTCATAACGAAAAGAAGTCATGTCGCTATTCATCACTTTTCATCATACTCTCTAAAGAATGTGCGAATTGTTTCTTTGATTTGCTCATCATTACCTTCAGGCAAACCAACAATGCGTTTCACTTCTTTGCCGTCCTTATAATGGACAAGGGCTGGCCAAGATTGAATTCCGTACGGGCCGGATTGATCACCGAATTCCAACATATTGAATTGATTTACTTCGATACCTTCTTCTTTTGCAACCGGCATAAGGAGAGGAGTCATCGCCATGCAATATTGGCACTCAGGGTGGAAGAAATACGCAGTAACAGATTCACCTGATACGACCTTTTCATATAATTCATCAGGAAGGACGATGTTGCTGTAATTTTCATTACCTATTAGAGCGATGGTAGACTTCTCAAGTTTGTCTTTTCCGTAAGGGTTATCTTTCAACTTTTCCTTATCGGATTGATTGGATAACACAACGATCAATGCGAAGATGGCGATAATGACCCCACCAATGATAAATAACTTTTTCAATTCAATGAGACTCCTTCTGCGCTTTCATTAAGAAAAGGCTTGTAATGAGGATTAAAACGAATGCCGTCAATGCCATGAACGGAATCGTGATGAATCCGAGATAATTTACATACTGCCCTGTACAAGGGACATTTCCACATACAGGAGCGCTGTCATGCAAGAACGTTAACTTTTGCAGGCTGTAATGATAAATTGAAATCGATCCGCCCACAATTGAAAATATTGCAGTTGTCAAAGCGATTCTGGCATTTTTTTGATACAAAGCGATACCTGAAATTAGGACAATCGGATACATAAGGATTCGCTGATACCAACAAAATGTGCAAGGTTCAAACCCTCGGACCTCCGAATAATACAAGGAACCAAGCATCGCGATAAGGGAAGTAGTGAAGATAAAAATTAGGCCATTCTCCAACCTTTTCTGCATTGCCTCAACTCCTATTTCTGTTACTCATCTTCGATTATACGTTCTGGGCGTAACCGTGTAAAATAATCGGAATCACATGATATTTCTTCGTTAATTATGGGTATAAAATATGAAGAAAGGGTGAAATGTGGATGAGCGAAGAAATTGATTTATCGTCATTTGAAATGAGCATGATTATCCGCGAGATGGAAGAGGATGATATTGAAAAGATTTTGCAAATGCAGAAGGTCTGTTTCCCGGGTATGGATCCATGGGAAGTGGGACATTTGAAAAGTCATCTATCCATTTTTCCAGAGGGGCAGTTCGTTGCCGAGTTGGATGGAGAAATAATAGGTTCCTGTTCAAGCCTGATCATTAATTTTGATGAGTATGATGACAGGCATACATGGGATGATATTTCCGACAACGGTTATATTACGAATCATAATCCGGAAGGGTATAACTTATATGGAATTGAAGTGATGGTCCATCCAGAATATCGGAGGATGAAGGTTGGTCAAAGACTATATGAAGCACGTAAAGAGTTAGTGCAAAGACTGAACTTGAAATCAATTATTATTGGTGGCAGGATTCCGAACTATCATCGATATGCTTCAGAAATGTCTGCAAGAGAATATGTAGACGCGGTAACAAGGCATAAAATCTACGATCCGGTTCTGACATTTCAATTATTGAATGATTTTACATTGATGAGGATCAATCCGAATTACTTACCTGATGATAAAGCTTCAAAGCGATATGCCACCTTGATGGAGTGGAATAATGTCGACTATAAAGCGACGACTAAACGCCATTTTAAGACAAGCTATCCTGTCCGGATATGCGTTGTACAATACTTGATGCGAAAGATTTCATGCTTCGAAGAGATGGCGCATCAATGTGAGTATTTTGTGGATGTAGCTTCCGATGCAAACTCTGACTTCGTCGTATTCCCTGAAATATTCACAACGCAGCTTATGTCTTTCTTAGACGAGCCATCACCAAGCCGTGCTGTCCGGAAGATGACGGAATACACACCACAATACATCGAACTGTTTACGAATCTTGCTGTCCGATATAATGTGAACATTATCGGGGGGTCCCATTTCGTTGAAGAAGAGGATGAAGAAGTTTATAACATAGCGTATCTTTTCAGACGCGATGGATCGATCGAAAAGCAATACAAGCTTCATATTACGCCTAATGAGCGGAAATGGTGGGGCATCAGTCAAGGAGATTCTGTTCGTGTTTTTGACACGGATTGTGGGAAGATTGCCATTCAAATATGCTATGACATTGAATTCCCGGAGCTTGCTCGTATCGCGACGGATAAAGGGGCAAACATTATCTTCATCCCGTTTTGTACAGAGGACCGTCAAGGCTATTTAAGAGTACGGTATTGTGCGCAGGCAAGGGCGATTGAAAATCAGATTTACACCGTCATTTCAGGAACAGTAGGTAACTTGCCACAAACGGAAAACATGGATATCCAATACGCACAATCCGCCATTTTCTCCCCATCCGATTTCGAATTCGCACGCGACGGAATAGTCGGAGAAACGAATGCGAACCTCGAGATGGTACTCATTGGTGACGTGGACCTTGAGATTTTACGAAGACAGCGGCAAGACGGAACAGTAAAACAACTAAAAGACCGCCGCCATGATATCTATAGTGTGGAGTATAAGAAGGATTAAGGTTGTATTTAAATTAATATTTATGGAAAGATGATGTGAAGATTGAAGCGGAAGGCGGCGACTCCAGCGGGAACAGCGCGAGCT contains:
- a CDS encoding GNAT family N-acetyltransferase, translated to MSEEIDLSSFEMSMIIREMEEDDIEKILQMQKVCFPGMDPWEVGHLKSHLSIFPEGQFVAELDGEIIGSCSSLIINFDEYDDRHTWDDISDNGYITNHNPEGYNLYGIEVMVHPEYRRMKVGQRLYEARKELVQRLNLKSIIIGGRIPNYHRYASEMSAREYVDAVTRHKIYDPVLTFQLLNDFTLMRINPNYLPDDKASKRYATLMEWNNVDYKATTKRHFKTSYPVRICVVQYLMRKISCFEEMAHQCEYFVDVASDANSDFVVFPEIFTTQLMSFLDEPSPSRAVRKMTEYTPQYIELFTNLAVRYNVNIIGGSHFVEEEDEEVYNIAYLFRRDGSIEKQYKLHITPNERKWWGISQGDSVRVFDTDCGKIAIQICYDIEFPELARIATDKGANIIFIPFCTEDRQGYLRVRYCAQARAIENQIYTVISGTVGNLPQTENMDIQYAQSAIFSPSDFEFARDGIVGETNANLEMVLIGDVDLEILRRQRQDGTVKQLKDRRHDIYSVEYKKD